The proteins below are encoded in one region of Streptomyces cyanogenus:
- a CDS encoding MaoC/PaaZ C-terminal domain-containing protein: MPIDAAQALAAEPRSGEIGWTAKDVQLYHLGIGAGANPDKDSPATDPDELRYTLETRLHVLPSFATVAGGGKPGVTGGLSMPGVDVDLARVLHGGQSLTLHRPLPVAGTATATGRIAAVYDKGKAAVLVMRTEVADADGPLWTNDAQIFVRGEGGWGGDRGPSARLDPPTGDPDRTVDRPVRADQALLYRLSGDYNPLHADPEFAKLAGFDKPILHGLCTYGITLKAVVDTLFGGDVTRVRGYSTRFAGVVFPGETLRVRMWREEGRVRVTVGAVERGDAPVLADTIVQHS; encoded by the coding sequence ATGCCCATCGACGCAGCCCAGGCCCTCGCCGCCGAACCCCGCTCCGGTGAGATCGGCTGGACCGCCAAGGACGTCCAGCTCTACCACCTCGGCATCGGCGCGGGTGCCAACCCGGACAAGGACAGCCCCGCCACCGACCCGGACGAACTGCGCTACACCCTGGAAACCCGGCTGCACGTCCTGCCGAGCTTCGCCACCGTCGCGGGCGGCGGCAAGCCCGGGGTGACCGGCGGACTGTCCATGCCGGGGGTCGACGTCGACCTGGCCAGGGTCCTGCACGGCGGCCAGAGCCTGACCCTGCACCGGCCGCTCCCGGTCGCCGGCACCGCCACCGCCACCGGCCGGATCGCCGCCGTGTACGACAAGGGCAAGGCCGCCGTCCTGGTCATGCGGACGGAAGTCGCCGACGCCGACGGCCCGTTGTGGACCAACGACGCCCAGATCTTCGTACGCGGCGAGGGCGGCTGGGGCGGCGACCGCGGACCCTCCGCCCGCCTGGACCCGCCCACCGGCGACCCCGACCGGACCGTCGACCGGCCCGTCCGCGCCGACCAGGCCCTCCTCTACCGCCTCTCCGGCGACTACAACCCCCTGCACGCCGACCCCGAGTTCGCCAAGCTCGCCGGTTTCGACAAGCCGATCCTGCACGGCCTGTGCACCTACGGCATCACCCTCAAGGCGGTCGTGGACACGCTGTTCGGCGGCGACGTGACCCGGGTGCGCGGCTACAGCACCCGGTTCGCCGGGGTCGTGTTCCCGGGGGAGACCCTGCGCGTCCGGATGTGGCGCGAGGAGGGGCGGGTGCGGGTCACGGTGGGGGCCGTGGAGCGCGGGGACGCTCCGGTGCTCGCCGACACCATCGTTCAGCACTCCTGA